A DNA window from Setaria viridis chromosome 2, Setaria_viridis_v4.0, whole genome shotgun sequence contains the following coding sequences:
- the LOC117843127 gene encoding DIMBOA UDP-glucosyltransferase BX9 has translation MAAVQEPCTGGRDGGQGTHRRRRVLVFPLPFQGHINPMLQLAGALHARGLAVTVLHTHFNAPDPARHPEFQFVPVPDGVPAELAASGNALDIMHAMNAAMEAEASAAVRGVLASVLGDEGHSPVACIIFDANLLAVPRAATALGLKTLVLRTGSTACLCCFMAYPMLHEKGYLPPRDLELYTPVKELPPLRVKDLFYATGSYQETMRKMIARSVEAVKNSAGLVINTFDALEADELGRIREELNIPLVIAAGPLHKLSSRSTGSSLLEQDFGCIEWLDKQASKSVLYASFGSLASLDSNEFLEVAWGLANSGHPFIWVVRPGMVQGLDGPDLPNGFGDAVEGRGKVVKWAPQQEVLAHHAVGGFWTHNGWNSTLESISEGVPMICRPLFADQMMNARYVEKRWGVGFELEGVLERGKIEKAIRKLMEEPEGDEMREKAKELKEEATDCLKICIFIRMVLLRRARSEDTHSWAQSQEAGPTGSRGAEGSPCRGPKGLRTCVPVR, from the exons cagGGAACGCACCGGCGGCGCCGTGTCCTGGTGTTCCCGCTGCCGTTCCAGGGCCACATCAACCCGATgctgcagctcgccggcgcgctccACGCGCGGGGCCTCGCCGTCACCGTGCTCCACACGCACTTCAACGCACCGGACCCCGCGCGCCACCCGGAGTTCCAGTTCGTGCCCGTGCCCGACGGCGTCCCCGCCGAGCTCGCCGCGTCCGGGAACGCCCTCGACATCATGCACGCCATGAACGCGGCCAtggaggcggaggcgtcggCGGCCGTCCGGGGCGTCCTCGCGTCGGTGCTCGGGGACGAGGGGCATTCTCCGGTCGCCTGTATTATCTTCGACGCCAACCTCCTTGCCGTGCCCAGGGCTGCCACGGCGCTCGGCCTCAAGACGCTGGTGCTGCGCACCGGGAGCACGGCATGCCTCTGTTGCTTCATGGCCTACCCTATGCTTCATGAAAAAGGCTATCTGCCTCCAAGAG ATTTGGAACTCTATACGCCGGTGAAGGAGCTGCCACCACTGCGGGTAAAAGACCTCTTCTATGCAACCGGGAGCTACCAAGAAACAATGAGGAAAATGATTGCTCGATCCGTAGAAGCAGTGAAAAATTCCGCTGGTCTAGTGATCAACACATTTGATGCTCTGGAGGCAGACGAGCTAGGGAGGATCCGTGAAGAGCTCAACATACCTCTAGTAATCGCGGCTGGACCTCTTCACAAGCTTTCCTCTAGGAGTACAGGAAGTAGCTTATTGGAGCAAGACTTTGGTTGCATCGAGTGGCTCGATAAACAAGCCTCAAAATCTGTATTGTATGCCAGCTTCGGTAGCTTGGCTTCCCTGGACTCCAATGAGTTCTTGGAAGTGGCTTGGGGTTTGGCCAACAGTGGCCATCCTTTTATATGGGTGGTTCGGCCAGGCATGGTACAGGGTTTGGACGGTCCAGATTTACCAAATGGCTTTGGGGATGCCGTTGAGGGCAGGGGCAAGGTAGTTAAGTGGGCGCCACAGCAGGAGGTACTGGCTCACCATGCAGTGGGCGGGTTTTGGACACACAATGGATGGAACTCGACATTAGAGAGCATCAGTGAGGGAGTTCCAATGATATGTAGGCCCCTGTTTGCTGATCAGATGATGAACGCTCGGTACGTGGAGAAGAGATGGGGCGTAGGATTTGAGCTGGAAGGAGTGTTGGAAAGAGGAAAGATTGAGAAGGCCATTAGGAAGCTGATGGAGGAGCCCGAGGGAGATGAGATGAGGGAAAAAGCAAAGGAGCTAAAGGAGGAAGCGACAGACTGCTTGAAAATATGTATTTTCATCCGTATGGTATTGCTGAGGAGAGCTAGAAGTGAGGACACCCACTCCTGGGCTCAGTCCCAGGAAGCCGGACCTACAGGGTCTAGAGGTGCTGAAGGTTCTCCGTGCAGAGGACCGAAAGGTTTGAGAACGTGTGTGCCGGTCAGATGA
- the LOC117844681 gene encoding DIMBOA UDP-glucosyltransferase BX8 gives MFTTTEPSPQESSMGSVHTSTGGRRRRVLFFPLPYQGHLNPMFQLAGILHSRGFAVTIFHTHFNALDASLHPAYDFVPVPDGCPPADTPGTLQVTLERVLAVNRACEAPFRERLAALLEQQREDDVVACLVADAHLLTLLGVARGLGVPTLVLRTGSAAGFRCFTAFPMLCDKGYQPAQESRLDAPVTELLPYRVRDLLSTTAAGHAVMSEAISRMVTAAATSSGLILNTFDALEAAELAALRRDLAVPVFDVGPLHKLSPAAANSMLRQDHGCLDWLDTQAPASVLYVSFGSLASLSAADLVEIAWGIANSGLPFLWVLRPGLVRGAPASQDPPPLPDGFDAATRGRGVVVSWAPQEEVLAHPAVGGFWTHCGWNSTLEGVCAGVPMLCRPFFGDQMGNARYVDHVWRTGVTIDGELQRGKVEAAISTLMGAGEPGAGMRRRALELKNSAAASIGEAGSSCLNVDKLVSHIMGL, from the coding sequence ATGTTCACAACCACTGAACCATCTCCCCAAGAATCGTCGATGGGCTCCGTGCACACCTccaccggcggccgccggcgccgcgtgcTGTTCTTCCCGCTCCCATACCAGGGCCACCTCAACCCCATGTTCCAGCTCGCCGGCATTCTCCACTCCCGTGGTTTCGCCGTCACCATCTTCCACACCCACTTCAACGCCCTCGACGCGTCCCTCCACCCCGCCTACGACTTCGTTCCCGTCCCCGACGGCTGCCCGCCGGCGGACACCCCCGGCACGCTGCAGGTGACCCTCGAGCGCGTCCTCGCCGTGAACCGCGCGTGCGAGGCGCCGTTCCGGGAGCGCCTCGCCGCGCTGCTGGAGCAGCAGCGGGAGGACGACGTCGTCGCGTGCCTCGTCGCCGACGCGCACCTGCTGACGCTGCTGGGCGTGGCGCGCGGGCTCGGCGTGCCGACGCTGGTCCTGCGCaccggcagcgccgccggctTCCGCTGCTTCACGGCGTTCCCCATGCTCTGCGACAAGGGCTACCAGCCGGCGCAGGAGTCGCGGCTGGACGCGCCGGTGACGGAGCTGCTGCCGTACCGCGTCCGGGACCTGCTGtcgaccaccgccgccggccacgccgtGATGAGCGAGGCGATCTCCCGGATGGTGACGGCCGCCGCGACCTCCTCGGGCCTCATCCTCAACACGTTCGACGCGCTCGAGGCCGCCGAGCtcgcggcgctccggcgagacCTTGCCGTCCCGGTGTTCGACGTCGGCCCGCTCCACAAgctctcgccggcggccgcgaacAGCATGCTGCGGCAGGACCACGGCTGCCTGGACTGGCTGGACACGCAGGCCCCGGCGTCCGTGCTCTACGTCAGCTTCGGCAGCCTCGCCAGCTTGTCCGCCGCCGACCTTGTCGAAATAGCCTGGGGCATCGCTAACAGCGGCCTTCCATTCCTCTGGGTGCTCCGGCCGGGCCTCGtccgcggcgcgccggcgtcacaggacccgccgccgctgcccgacgGCTTCGACGCCGCGACGCGCGGCCGGGGCGTGGTGGTCAGCTGGGCGCCGCAGGAGGAGGTCCTGGCGCACCCCGCCGTCGGCGGCTTCTggacgcactgcgggtggaactcgacgcTGGAGGGCGTGTGCGCCGGCGTGCCGATGCTGTGCCGGCCATTCTTCGGCGACCAGATGGGGAACGCCAGGTACGTAGACCACGTGTGGCGGACCGGCGTCACGATCGACGGCGAGCTCCAGAGGGGGAAGGTGGAGGCGGCCATATCGACGCTGATGGGGGCAGGCGAGCCCGGTGCCGGGATGCGGCGGAGGGCGCTGGAGCTGAAGaacagcgcggcggcgagcatcGGCGAGGCCGGGTCGTCCTGCCTCAACGTCGACAAGCTTGTGAGCCACATCATGGGCCTGTAG